In the Malassezia vespertilionis chromosome 1, complete sequence genome, one interval contains:
- a CDS encoding uncharacterized protein (EggNog:ENOG503NWE7; COG:D; COG:Z), with protein MAPVTLHARCHVANVGEGEVLFVGQTSFASGVWVGIQLDEPLGKNDGCVKEKRYFHTKPGYGLFVRPSQVQTLEETRLRTPGQEPRTSRLHATPRTQPRVQARQSTTPVTTPQRPRTVAPAGRRVGLNQSAAQSPCIRGHSANAANATPLRCKPPSVLQRAMKIEQAQDPALPPSPAKQALPDEKPDTFIEADIVQEPLLQQLHALEEKAKHAADRAAAAEQRCAETQAANAQESFALSKANDTIASLQDKIEELEANLEMAMLDREMAEEKTESLEQEVAQLKERTEELALELELHHEQATAEEVAMPVEQAQLQRQNVRLREALAKLRDLFHETDEEQKREIGALRKELAEAGKIQTEYEGVCDAFAKAKHVAEELRAQADLAEHAEEMLEQLTEQNGALQAHNESLLAEVQDLETLRAVNDELEETHLETEMQLQRELDARQEHLGALRAEKQAHDAQLADYDATLGQFRELVTSLTRELASLRGKEPERVYAPTLDVKATKMHQRAIPSALEQLDAEQLRKQLCITRAYVPPAFWSVDYDALRSVLFYERVARLGRIICETLASGTDVQEQLLARALDDALVRECMLRHALAHAAALAQQIAAVLGSAPPDVFIAHAQDHIEMAHMEQQLREALTTLQDDRFEESSCAQTCARIVPLLESVSASLQDYETLADLAAKEAGSAALAAHDVDTLLAALGYTHQMVASLDAPSAPLAKTCDVLSSLVHTIRRAWLPAGKMRKHLSNLYSTGETIRLASVMALPGLGQLSSTLVSGAVAMANAVGGQIEDNADALFAAVQGALLNVDLDMFQKQATELASTMDALCAVTHNADNVVQIVVDTPWEARAVEMHAEMRRNTEAEEREAALNGCLQALYKDLRRRDDALDAAALKVERVKHQLDKAREMATGATDMHAKVEALEGKLREAQETVPSAVQDTAQHVVGVYDLRRALDTLRQENMYLRSSAHLEKLAQLAPLATPPPTPPPCAADVEALGPLHARTLRLATLPRVVNVAQTPEKGWRSVRTMPRGQYVQQMEDCARVAQSIEALAQRYEVIRYP; from the coding sequence ATGGCGCCCGTGACGCTGCATGCGCGGTGTCATGTCGCGAATGTTGGCGAGGGCGAGGTGCTTTTTGTAGGACAAACATCGTTTGCATCCGGGGTGTGGGTGGGAATCCAGCTGGATGAGCCGCTGGGGAAGAACGACGGATGTGTTAAAGAGAAGCGCTACTTTCACACAAAGCCTGGTTACGGCCTCTTTGTAAGACCGAGTCAGGTGCAGACACTCGAAGAAACGCGTCTACGTACACCAGGACAGGAACCACGCACGTCGCGACTGCATGCCACACCGAGAACTCAACCACGTGTGCAAGCAAGGCAGAGCACGACACCTGTAACCACGCCGCAACGGCCACGGACCGTGGCGCCTGCAGGGCGGCGTGTCGGCCTTAACCAGAGTGCTGCACAGAGTCCATGCATTCGGGGGCACAGTGCAAACGCGGCAAAtgcgacgccgctgcgctgcaagccgccgtctgtgctgcagcgcgcaatgaAGATtgagcaagcgcaagacccggcgctgccgccAAGCCCCGCAAAACAAGCTTTGCCTGACGAAAAGCCAGACACGTTCATTGAAGCAGACATAGTGCAAGAGCCGCTTTTACAGCAgctccacgcgctcgaagagaaggccaagcacgcggcggatcgcgcggcagcagccgagcagcgctgcgccgaaACACAAGCTGCAAACGCACAAGAAAGTTTTGCACTATCAAAAGCAAATGACACAATTGCATCGTTGCAGGACAAGATCGAAGAGCTAGAAGCGAATCTGGAAATGGCGATGCTTGACCGCGAGATGGCGGAAGAGAAAACAGAGTCATTGGAGCAGGaagttgcgcagctcaaaGAGCGTACAGAAGAGCTTGCCCTggagctcgagctgcaCCACGAGCAGGCGACTGCGGAAGAAGTGGCAATGCCTGTggagcaagcgcagctgcagcgccagaacgtgcgcttgcgcgaaGCGCTAGCCAAGCTCCGCGACCTTTTCCACGAAACGGACGAGGAGCAAAAGCGCGAGatcggcgcactgcgcaaagagcttgccgaggctGGGAAGATACAGACCGAGTACGAGGGCGTGTGTGACGCATTCGCTAAGGCCAAGCACGTTGCAGAAGAGCTGCGTGCCCAAGCGGATCTTGCAGAGCACGCCGAAGAGATGCTGGAGCAGCTCACGGAGCagaacggcgcgctccaagcgcacAACGAATCGCTCCTTGCCGAAGTCCAGGATCTCGAGACGTTGCGTGCAGTCAACGATGAGCTGGAAGAGACACACCTCGAGACAGagatgcagctgcagcgcgaacttgacgcgcgccaagagcACTTGggagcactgcgcgcggaaaagcaAGCACACGACGCGCAACTCGCCGACTATGATGCGACACTCGGTCAATTCCGCGAGCTGGTCACAAGCCTTacgcgcgagcttgcatcgttgcgcggcaaggagcCAGAACGTGTGTATGCACCTACACTGGACGTGAAAGCGACCAAGATGCACCAGCGTGCAATTCCCTCCGCTTTGGAGCAGCTggacgccgagcagctACGAAAACAGCTGTGCATCACGCGCGCGTATGTACCCCCTGCGTTCTGGAGTGTAGATtacgacgcgctgcgctctgTGCTATTCTACGAGCGTGTCGCAAGACTTGGCAGAATTATCTGCGAAACCCTCGCGTCCGGCACCGACGTCCAAGAGCAattgcttgcgcgcgcactcgACGATGCATTGGTGCGCGAATGtatgctgcgccacgcactTGCCCATGCCGCAGCACTCGCCCAGCAAATTGCGGCCGTACTGGGCAGCGCGCCACCCGACGTGTTTATTGCGCATGCCCAGGACCATATAGAGATGGCGCACATGGAGCAGCAactgcgcgaagcgctgaCCACGCTCCAGGATGACCGGTTTGAGGAGTCAAGCTGCGCCcaaacatgcgcgcgcattgttcCGCTCCTTGAATCCGTCTCTGCATCCTTGCAGGACTATGAAACGCTGGCGGATCTCGCTGCAAAAGAGGCAggctctgcagcgctcgcggcgcacgacgTGGATACATTGCTGGCCGCACTTGGCTACACTCACCAAATGGTCGcgtcgctcgacgcgccgagcgcaccgCTTGCCAAAACGTGCGACGTTCTTTCCTCGCTCGTGCATACCAtccgccgcgcttggcttcCTGCGGGTAagatgcgcaagcacctgtCCAATTTGTACTCGACAGGCGAGACGATCCGGCTGGCCTCGGTGATGGCGCTTCCAGGCCTCGGCCAGCTCTCCTCCACGCTTGTTTCTGGCGCTGTTGCGATGGCGAACGCGGTGGGAGGGCAGATCGAGGACAATGCAGATGCGTTGTTTGCGGCAGTGCAAGGTGCACTTTTAAACGTGGATCTCGACATGTTCCAGAAACAAGCAACGGAGCTGGCCTCGACCAtggatgcgctgtgcgccgtgaCGCACAATGCAGACAATGTAGTGCAGATCGTCGTCGATACGCCGTGggaggcgcgcgctgtggaAATGCACGCggaaatgcggcgcaataCAGAggccgaggagcgcgaagcgGCATTGAACGGGTGCTTGCAGGCACTGTACAAAGATCTCAGGCGCCGAGACGATGCTTTGGATGCGGCAGCACTCAaggtcgagcgcgtcaAGCACCAGCTCGACAAGGCGAGGGAAATGGCGACGGGCGCGACGGACATGCACGCAAAGGTCGAGGCACTGGAAGGCAAACTGCGCGAGGCACAAGAGACTGTGCCAAGTGCAGTGCAAGATACAGCGCAGCATGTGGTGGGCGTCTACgatctgcgccgcgcattggacacgctgcgccaggaAAACATgtacttgcgcagcagcgcgcacttggagaagcttgcgcagctcgcgccgctcgcaacgccgccgccgacgccgccgccgtgcgctgccgaTGTTGAAGCGCTGGGTCCTTTGCATgcgcgtacgctgcgcctcgctACATTGCCCCGCGTCGTCAACGTAGCGCAAACGCCCGAGAAGGGGTGGCGGTCTGTGCGAACCATGCCGCGTGGGCAGTATGTACAACAGATGGAGGATTGTGCGCGTGTTGCGCAAAGCAttgaggcgcttgcgcagcggtaCGAAGTGATTAGATACCCATAG
- the trs31 gene encoding Trafficking protein particle complex subunit 31 (COG:U; EggNog:ENOG503P13Z) gives MQPHEASPWTASYGLNTGTYPLPESLKPVTQEQSGGPLPDILDRPRDRTRSSEVNVSSLQFLFAQMVTYAQERVNGISEFERLLASMGVHVGYRMVVLWSHRIQTSQNPKKPKRETRLLPTLLWIHSTLWKSLFGMQADSLERSAEQGRGDEYMISSNNPLFSRAISIPKEMDQLSVEAFVAGIVEGALDGLGFPARVTAHSVPTEQFPNRTTILIKLDPSVMERETTMGGP, from the exons ATGCAGCCGCACGAAGCGTCGCCGTGGACGGCGAGCTATGGGCTGAACACGGGCACCTACCCACTACCTGAATCTTTAAAGCCTGTGACACAGGAGCAGTCGGGCGGGCCCCTACCTGATATCCTGGACCGTCCGCGTGACAGGACACGCTCCAGCGAAGTGAATGTAAGTTCGCTGCAGTTCTTGTTTGCGCAGATGGTGACGTATGCACAAGAGCGTGTGAATGGTATTTCCGAGTTTGAACGGCTGCTAGCATCGATGGGCGTGCATGTTGGCTACCGCATGGTGGTGCTCTGGTCGCACCGTATCCAGACCAGCCAAAACCCCAAGAAGCCAAAGCGCGAGACGCGGCTTTTGCCGACGCTGCTTTGGATTCACAGCACATTGTGGAAGTCACTGTTTGGAATGCAAGCGGATAGCCTGGAACGCAGTGCAGAGCAGGGACGAGGTGATGAGT ACATGATATCCTCCAACAACCCTCTcttctcgcgcgcgattaGCATTCCCAAAGAGATGGATCAATTGAGTGTAGAGGCATTTGTCGCTGGGATTGTGGAAGGTGCTTTGGATGGACTTGGGTTTCCCGCGCGCGTGACAGCACACTCGGTGCCCACCGAACAGTTTCCGAACCGCACCACGATCTTGATCAAGCTCGACCCAAGCGtcatggagcgcgagaCAACGATGGGTGGGCCGTAG
- the TIF5 gene encoding eukaryotic translation initiation factor 5 (COG:J; BUSCO:EOG09262M7B; EggNog:ENOG503NUY5) — MTIVNIRRDVEDKFYRYRMPLLETKIEGRGNGIKTVVPNMSEISRALSRPPAYPTKFFGCELGAQTVIDEKNDRYIVNGAHDANRLRELLDGFIDKFVLCGECKNPETDLKIRNGDILRDCKACGKRTYVDMRHKLTTYISKNPPPKRVKGAKGAGAASGQTVSTGDDDENGGSDDELTRRIHSEAAHIPTAEQRGADKDDDWSVDTSEAAVAQRVKALEGTLNNVLGLDDDEDDDESSPYSQLCSWILEERQDGKLPSAADVYRKVQELGIEKKHKTLQALFQALFDESAPQQVEQYGPLLIKLVTSEKHQKAMLGGIERLAGVQYPALVPNGVPKILMALYQIDVLDEEVVRQWGTHVSKKYVDKDTSKRVRKAASPFIEWLDQADDESDETENTDAGPEAGDSDLDDL, encoded by the exons ATGACTATCGTGAACATACGCCGCGACGTGGAAGATAAGTTTTACCGCTATCG CATGCCTCTTTTGGAAACGAAAATCGAAGGACGCGGCAATGGTATCAAAACTGTGGTACCCAACATGTCTGAAATTTCTCGTGCCTTGAGCCGTCCTCCTGCCT ACCCCACAAAATTCTTTGGGtgcgagctcggcgcgcagactGTCATTGATGAGAAGAACGACCGCTACATTGTGAATGGCGCACACGACGCCAACCGATTGCGTGAGCTTTTAGACGGATTCATCGACAAGTTTGTGCTTTGTGGCGAATGCAAAAACCCCGAGACTGACTTAAAAATTCGCAACGGCGACATTCTCCGCGACTGCAAGGCGTGCGGTAAGCGCACCTATGTGGATATGCGCCACAAACTCACCACGTACATTAGCAAGAACCCTCCTCCGAAGCGCGTCAAAGGCGCAAAAGGTGCGGGTGCAGCCTCAGGTCAAACTGTCTCCACCGGagacgacgacgaaaacggcggcagcgacgacgagctcaCCCGCCGCATCCACTCTGAAGCCGCACATATTCCCAcggccgagcagcgcggcgcggacaAGGACGACGATTGGTCCGTGGATACCTCAGAGGCTGCtgtagcgcagcgcgtcaaggcgctcgagggAACGCTGAATAATGTGCTGGGCCTggatgacgacgaggatgaCGACGAGTCGAGTCCGTATTCGCAGCTCTGCTCGTGGATCCTGGAGGAGCGCCAGGACGGAAAGCTGCCGAGTGCTGCGGACGTGTACCGCAAAGTGCAAGAGCTTGGTATTGAAAAGAAGCACAAGACGCTTCAGGCGCTTTTCCAGGCGCTGTTTGACGagagtgcgccgcagcaagtcGAGCAGTACGGCCCGCTTCTGATCAAGCTGGTCACCTCGGAGAAGCACCAAAAGGCGATGCTGGGCGGTATAGAGAGACTTGCTGGCGTGCAGTACCCAGCGCTCGTCCCGAACGGCGTGCCGAAAATTCTCATGGCATTGTATCAAATTGATGTGCTGGACGAAGAGGTGGTGCGCCAATGGGGCACGCATGTCTCGAAGAAATATGTGGATAAAGACACGTCGAAACGCGTTCGCAAGGCCGCATCGCCGTTTATTGAATGGCTCGACCAGGCGGATGACGAGAGTGACGAGACGGAAAACACCGATGCAGGCCCCGAGGCAGGGGACAGCGATTTAGACGACCTCTAA
- a CDS encoding uncharacterized protein (COG:K; EggNog:ENOG503P3G4), with the protein MGTGLAHDDEPIGPQPAPLHEREPCRSHAYGPGLLPGEGMAMASYVQDGKRIPRRGEIGLDTERIQALERAGYVMSGSRHQAMNAVRTRKENQVISGEEKRAQLRLQAEAHAKKEAEIIAQFREMVDAMQSKSGS; encoded by the exons ATGGGCACGGGCCTTGCGCATGACGACGAGCCGATCGGGCCGCAGCCTGCACCGCTCCACGAGCGCGAGCCATGTCGCAGCCATGCGTACGGCCCCGGACTTCTCCCCGGCGAAGGCATGGCTATGGCGTCGTATGTACAGGATGGCAAGCGCATTCCTCGGCGCGGTGAGATTGGCCTCGACACGGAGCGCATTCAAGCGCTTGAGCGCGCAGGCTACGTCATGAGCGGTTCGCGGCACCAAGCCATGAATGCGGTGCGAACACGCAAAGAGAACCAGGTGATTTCTGGCGAAGAGAagcgcgcacagctgcgcCTCCAAGCCGAAGCACACGCCAAAAAAGAAGCCGAGATCATTGCCCAG TTCCGCGAGATGGTCGATGCGATGCAGAGCAAATCCGGATCATGA
- a CDS encoding endopeptidase La (COG:O; MEROPS:MER0014970; EggNog:ENOG503NUKI), which produces MDPDSEHAAIPTRLPVLKLPYPLVLHPGLVVSVPMHQVECLGLLRTALQERKMASEHEQQQAEDDFVRSAKKSGIEPPKFDRNELTQLQTQRPVVVNCVPRMHPGFDEIHESMDTSGKELMRDYYTWGCAARVLRLINSPTSDECCLLVSGIMRVQIGDSLTPHPSPPSAPHVPPIPITNVHPFPDDYRSTAASADSDAVMRMRGAARLLMSQLGTDTAPNDTQINSIVSRVPMLPLTLVKRLNALMRDMDQISAGMLADLLVGALGGACSWEDRLHHLTLLSTEARIEFTAAMLERGIERVKIMREMLVNVPYALYDQHRSALARGQLEVIISQLSHINPSVASSLRVLKTDNKSWGDKRNVIIRIPNMSESGPTVRRTLNNMPIRAPERKGEDPDDGDDDSTDELNALAERISVAQLSSEARKVCNQELKRLRRMPPQSMERGILMNYLETMVDLPWERVTADMDPESIESVVPNSAAPTIPDEPLVPRARRVLEADHFGLDKIKKRILEYLAVLQLKQVQAKEEAQGMEHALHAERIAVQYKGPILLLVGPPGTGKTSIARSLAAALNRPFTRISLGGVRDEAEIRGHRRTYVGALPGSIVSALRRAKTSDCVMLLDEVDKLASGNALHGDPTAALLEVLDPEQNHAFKDHYINVPIDLSRVLFIATANTLDTIPEPLLDRTDVVSVPGYTYDEKVSIARRHILPKQIEAQGLQPSQLVMDDDVLLKIATSYTREAGVRSMERRIGDVVRSKAVEYAEHRNVGKNESARAKPYDPVVHVEDLQHILGLETYEPEIADLDGIPGVAAGMAYQGSGNGGILHIECAFMPPGTAALRLTGSLGDVIRESAELAFSWVKSHAFALGITASRESAFPKNDVHLHIPSGATPKDGPSAGVAMTCALVSLYLRVPLDPRLAMTGEITLRGFVTPVGGIKEKLLGAHRAGIQKIILPKRNRKEFHQDLPANVRDQIKTVFVSTIQEALVAAFGVSLEEQIDVLYGDSEGRRRLQELAWHSRL; this is translated from the coding sequence ATGGATCCAGATTCTGAGCATGCGGCGATTCCAACGCGCCTACCGGTGCTGAAATTGCCTTACCCACTCGTACTGCACCCTGGCTTGGTAGTTAGCGTGCCGATGCATCAAGTTGAATGTCTCGGCCTCCTGCGCACGGCCCTGCAAGAGCGAAAGATGGCTAGCGAGCACGAACAGCAACAAGCGGAAGACGAttttgtgcgcagcgccaagaAAAGCGGAATCGAGCCGCCCAAGTTTGATCGTAACGAGCTGACGCAGCTCCAAACGCAGCGGCCCGTCGTGGTCAACTGCGTTCCCCGCATGCACCCTGGCTTCGATGAAATCCACGAAAGCATGGATACGAGCGGCAAGGAGCTGATGCGCGATTACTACACTTGGGGatgtgccgcacgcgtCTTGCGCCTCATCAACTCGCCGACGTCGGACGAGTGCTGCCTGCTAGTGTCTGGCATCATGCGTGTCCAAATTGGCGATTCTTTGACGCCACACCCCAGCCCGCCTTCGGCACCTCACGTTCCTCCCATACCGATCACCAATGTGCACCCGTTCCCTGACGATTACCGCTCCACTGCAGCGAGTGCCGACTCGGACGCAGTGATGCGGAtgcgtggcgctgcgcgattGCTCATGTCTCAGCTTGGCACGGACACTGCGCCCAACGACACGCAGATTAACTCCATCGTCTCGCGCGTGCCGATGCTGCCGCTAACGCTGGTTAAGCGTCTGAACGCGCTCATGCGCGATATGGACCAGATCAGTGCTGGAATGCTTGCCGATCTGTTGGTCGGTGCGCTCGGTGGCGCCTGCTCGTGGGAAGACCGCTTGCACCACCTTACTCTCCTCTCCACGGAAGCGCGTATTGAGTTTACCGCTGCCATGCTTGAGCGCGGCATTGAGCGTGTGAAAAtcatgcgcgagatgctcgTCAATGTCCCGTACGCGCTTTATGATCAGCACCGATctgccttggcgcgcggccaGCTGGAAGTAATTATTTCGCAGCTCTCGCACATCAACCCATCGGTAGCGTCTTCCTTGCGCGTGCTCAAGACAGATAACAAGAGCTGGGGCGACAAACGCAATGTGATCATCCGCATCCCGAACATGAGCGAAAGCGGGCCTACCGTTCGCCGCACGCTGAACAATATGCCGATCCGCGCACCGGAAAGGAAAGGAGAGGATCCTGACGACGGCGATGATGACAGCACCGACGAACTcaatgcgcttgccgagcgcatcaGCGTCGCCCAGCTCTCGTcagaagcgcgcaaagtgtGCAACCAGGAGCTCAAGCGCTTACGCCGCATGCCCCCTCAAAGCATGGAGCGTGGTATTTTGATGAACTACCTTGAAACGATGGTCGATTTGCCTTGGGAGCGTGTTACGGCAGATATGGATCCCGAGTCGATCGAATCGGTTGTGCCGAACTCGGCCGCGCCTACAATTCCCGACGAGCCGCTtgttccgcgcgcgcgtcgcgtgctGGAAGCGGATCATTTTGGCCTCGACAAGATCAAGAAGCGCATCCTTGAGTATCTCGCCGTCCTCCAGCTCAAGCAAGTGCAGGCAAAAGAGGAGGCGCAAGGCATGGAgcacgcactgcacgctgagcgcatcgctgtgCAGTACAAAGGCCCCATCCTCTTGTTGGTCGGCCCGCCCGGCACAGGCAAGACTTCGATTGCCCgctcgctcgccgccgccctcAATCGCCCATTCACGCGCATCTCCCTCGGCggtgtgcgcgacgaggcagaGATTCGAGGCCATCGCCGCACCTATGTAGGAGCACTGCCAGGCTCCATTgtcagcgcgctgcgccgcgccaagacgAGCGACTGTGTGATGCTATTGGACGAAGTCGACAAGCTCGCGAGCGGAAATGCACTGCATGGCGACCCGACCGCCGCCCTGCTCGAAGTGCTCGACCCCGAGCAGAACCACGCGTTCAAAGATCACTACATCAATGTACCTATTGACTTGAGCCGTGTACTTTTTATTGCCACGGCCAACACACTCGACACTATTCCCGAGCCGCTTCTGGACAGGACCGATGTCGTGTCCGTCCCGGGCTACACGTACGACGAAAAGGTATccattgcgcgccgccataTCCTCCCGAAGCAAATCGAAGCACAAGGACTGCAGCCCTCGCAGCTTGTCATGGATGACGATGTGCTGCTTAAAATTGCCACCTCATATACACGCGAGGCTGGTGTTCGCTCTATGGAGCGCAGGATCGGCGACGTGGTCCGTTCCAAAGCCGTGGAATACGCCGAGCACCGCAACGTTGGCAAAAACGAGTCTGCGAGAGCCAAGCCTTACGACCCCGTCGTACACGTCGAAGATTTGCAGCATATTCTTGGCCTCGAGACCTACGAGCCAGAAATCGCGGACTTGGACGGCATCCCCGGCGTGGCGGCTGGCATGGCGTATCAGGGCTCGGGGAACGGCGGCATTCTGCACATAGAGTGTGCTTTTATGCCCCCTggcaccgcggcgctgcgccttaCTGGCTCTTTGGGCGACGTGATCCGCGAATCGGCAGAGCTTGCCTTCTCCTGGGTCAAATCGCACGcctttgcgctcggcatcACCGCGAGCCGCGAATCCGCGTTTCCAAAAAACGACGTGCATTTGCACATTCCCTCGGGCGCAACGCCCAAAGACGGTCCGAGCGCAGGCGTTGCCATGACCTGCGCGCTCGTCAGCCTGTACCTGCGTGTTCCTTTGGACCCACGTCTCGCCATGACAGGCGAGATTACGCTGCGTGGATTTGTGACGCCCGTGGGAGGCATCAAGGAAAAGCTGCTGGGCGCACACCGCGCGGGCATTCAGAAAATCATACTTCCAAAGCGCAACCGCAAAGAGTTTCATCAGGACTTGCCTGCGAATGTGCGCGACCAAATAAAGACTGTATTTGTGAGCACGATTCAGGAGGCACTCGTCGCTGCGTTTGGCGTGAGCCTCGAGGAGCAGATTGATGTGCTGTACGGCGACAGCGAAGgccgtcgtcgtcttcaAGAGCTTGCGTGGCACAGCCGTTTGTAG
- the MSE1 gene encoding glutamate--tRNA ligase (EggNog:ENOG503NV5D; COG:J; BUSCO:EOG09260XH5): MTRAASSAPVRVRFAPSPTGYLHVGGLRTALFNHLFARHSGGVWVLRIEDTDQSRYVPGSVEALQDTLAWAGLDYDEGPGKEGLYGPYRQSERLPKYRAYAKRLLGAGRAYCDFRAQKKNPDVTAARSSALLRDAYLPSTDEETQARIARGEPYVVRLRMDPERTFSYIDGVFGQMNFRPDAVAGRTDDPILLKSDGWPTYHLASVVDDSEMRISHVLRGEEWLPSMPKHLALYEAIGAAPPQFVHLPLLVNADGSKLSKRSGDVRVEDYRTRGVEPETLVNLCALTGYNHQPNGADTTSSDVMFMDQLAAQFSLARISHSRATLPMDKLSFLNRRHIAQKLHDAMQQPGGKAHTAMLARLRPLFAEALGVSAADWPDTYILQAAGLGCERVDTLAEIPTQMDYLFHESAWDANECVKFRASIPDESFAAVLTKARDFFDAMRSDEPIHAQLQEWMQDLAPCVDGGRAAIQKSLRIALTGRRVGIMYEH, from the exons ATGACGCGTGCG GCATCCTCGGCGCCCGTTCGTGTGCGCTTCGCACCGTCGCCAACGGGGTACCTGCATGTAGGCGggctgcgcaccgcattgTTCAACCATTTGTTCGCAAGGCACAGCGGAGGAGTATGGGTGTTGCGCATCGAGGACACGGACCAGTCGCGGTATGTGCCGGGATCAGTCGAGGCGCTACAGGACACGCTTGCATGGGCGGGTCTCGACTACGACGAGGGACCCGGAAAAGAAGGTTTGTATGGCCCGTACCGCCAGTCGGAGCGCTTGCCAAAGTACCGCGCGTACGCAAAACGGCTTCTTGGCGCCGGGCGTGCGTACTGCGATTttcgcgcgcagaaaaaaaATCCGGACGTTacagcggcacgctcgtCTGCATTACTCCGCGACGCGTACCTTCCTTCCACAGATGAggaaacgcaagcgcgcattgcgcgggGCGAGCCCTACGTCGTTCGCCTCAGAATGGATCCGGAGCGCACATTCAGCTATATAGACGGCGTATTTGGGCAAATGAACTTTCGTCCCGATGCCGTCGCCGGGCGTACAGACGACCCCATTCTTCTGAAAAGCGACGGCTGGCCAACGTACCATCTTGCGAGTGTGGTCGACGATAGCGAGATGCGGATATCGCATGTATTGCGGGGCGAAGAGTGGCTTCCGTCCATGCCAAAGCATCTTGCGCTGTACGAGGCGatcggcgcagcgccgccgcagtTTGTGCACTTGCCGTTGCTCGTCAATGCGGATGGGAGTAAGCTGTCCAAGCGGTCGGGGGATGTGCGCGTGGAAGACTACCGAACCAGGGGAGTCGAGCCCGAGACGCTGGTTAATCTCTGCGCACTTACGGGCTACAATCACCAGCCCAATGGTGCAGACACGACGAGTTCCGATGTCATGTTCATGGACCAGCTTGCTGCCCAATTCTccctcgcgcgcatttcgcaTTCgcgtgcgacgctgccgatGGACAAGCTTTCTTTTCTTAATAggcggcacattgcgcaaaagctgcATGATGCAATGCAGCAGCCAGGCGGCAAAGCACACACggcgatgcttgcgcgcctgcggccTCTGTTTGCCGAGGCACTGGGCGTGTCAGCGGCAGATTGGCCAGATACGTACATACTTCAGGCTGCCGGACTCGGATGCGAACGAGTCGATACCCTCGCCGAGATTCCAACGCAGATGGACTACTTGTTTCACGAGTCTGCATGGGACGCGAATGAATGCGTCAAGTTTCGCGCAAGTATTCCAGATGAATCGTTCGCCGCTGTGCTtaccaaggcgcgcgactttttcgacgcgatgcgctccgaCGAGCCAAtccatgcgcagctgcaagagtGGATGCAAGACCTTGCTCCTTGCGTAGATGGCGGGCGTGCGGCTATTCAAAAGTCGCTTCGCATTGCACTTACAGGGCGACGGGTGGGTATCATGTATGAACACTAA